CTAGTGGAGACTCTCCCCACCCCCACCTTATTTTCTAACCACTAactcctaacccctaaccccaacCCCTaagttagggggttaggtgttgatggttagggggttagtggttataggggttagtagttagtggttataggggttgggggttagtggttagcaaataaggttggggggggggaagattcttcactagcaccctaTCGGCCCACATCATTGTTTACAAACAGAGTTCAATCATCCGTATCCATTAAATAAGCAAGTGTTCAAGAGAGCAAAGAAGTGTttctttaattagtgcatgtccgctgTGTCCACAATGTCCGCTATGTTCCCAATATTCAGTATGTTCGCTATTTCCATGACGTTTACTATGTCCGCTAtttccacaatattcactacatagtggacatagcgaaCATACTGGACACAGcagacatagtggacatagcggacatatttgacatagcggacatagtagacatagcggacatagcggacatagtgaaCTGCATTTTATGAATATAGTGGACATGGCGGACATGCACCAATTAAAGGGACCGAGCAAAGACTAATAGAAGGCCACCAAGTcatgatatatttgtaccgggcgctattgcgGATGCGCAGTAGCTAAGAACAAATACACTACAAGCTCTAATAAATACGTACCGACTAAAAACAGTTCCGgggaaaaatattacaaaaacatattttatcatCTGTACTGTGTTGGCGTCGCTATGATTCATTATAGGTGATACGTAGCACTATAACATACCCAAAGCTGGATCGGTAAAGAAAttcataaatatgtttttttatgacgaatattattgctcataattaatatttttttcgaattagtaaagttttattttagaatcggtaccaCGGGGTCTATAGGTAGTACAGTGCCCAACGCAAGTAGCCGCTAAAACTTTTGTATTCTAGAATCACCTTGGCTCACCAGCACCTGtaaattttaggtaaaatgtGCTAATTAAACTAGCATTAAGTAAGTTTGTTAGTGGTACTTTTTCTAGgctacaaataacataccaaCTCAGTTATGCTGACTTCaaatcaaaaactaaagttttaacgCGTAAACATTTTGTCTGGAACGTTATTAATGGAAGGTCGTAATAAATTTGAACCGGGTGGTCATTGTATCTGTTCCgagctattgcgcatgcgcagtagcgtctGGGTGCATGCGCAACCATCCCGTGTTATATTGACAATAGCTATGCAAAAAAGATACCAGAAAGGGAAATTGTAACCGACCACACGAAATGGTATCTGTCGCATCATTCTGTCATCAACCCGATGAAACCATCGTTTTAAGTTGTTTTCGAAAGTTTCAAGTTGTTTTCGACTGAGCCGCCAAGTACAGAGGTACTGTGCGTTGACACGTTTTCAAAAAGAATCGGTGGCGGTCGTGGCAGATATTGAAGCTATATGTATCAGCAAATCCGGTACGACCAGCCGATTGCGATGCCCTTCGATTCTTGCGGTGCCCGGAGGGTGATCTCTCTGGTGAAGCAAAGCCACGAAGAATGCTTGTCTACAGCTTTGAAATCATGTCGTCTCCAAGCTGTGCGCCTTGACTTTGCTAATTATTGCAAAGCAATTCGGAGAAAGTTTCAGTGAAAAACTACGATAAAAGACAGTTTTTACGACGAAGAATGGCTGATGTCGCTCGCTAGTGCTTCCAGGGCAAGAGCTACACCGATCTCGAAGAAACGGCACTTTCGGGGGGAATGCAAGAAGGTCACAATTACGACGATTGTGACGTTgcgaaaaatgtgacgtcataaaagttgtgacgtcataaaattGCGCCGTCACCGAAAATTGTAACGTCACGAATCatgaaaaatgtgacgtcacgaaatatgtgacgtcataaaaatgTGACATCACCAATTtttagtgacgtaacaatttttagtgacgtcacaatttttatgacgtcacattttcgtgacgtcacaattgtcgtgacgtcacactttccCGACGTCACAactttcgtgacgtcacatttttcgtgacgtcacaattttcgtgacgtcgcattttttcatgacgtcacattttttatgatggcacattttcgtgacgtcacgtgttttacaatttttatgacgtcacatttttatgacgtcacactttcccggtgacgtcacaactttcgtgacgtcacatttctcatttttcgtgacgtcacaattttcagtgacgtcacaatttttatgacgtcacatttctcatttttcgtgacgtcacgatttttatgacgtcacaattttgatgacgtcacatttttcagtgacgtcacaatttctatgacgtcacaatttttatgacgtcacgttttcgtgacgtcacaactttcgttacgtcacaatttttatgacgtcacatttttgttacgtcacatttttcgtgacgtcacgattttcagtgacgtcacaattttcagtgacgtcacaatttctatgacgtcacaatttttatgacgtcacattttcgtgacgtcacaatttttatgacgtcacatttttgtgacgtcacatttttcgtgacgtcacgattttcagtgacgtcacaattttcagTGACGTCAAAATTTCTATGACGTCAAaatttttatgacgtcacaatttctatgacgtcacaatttctatgacgtcacaattttcagtgacgtcacaactttcgttacgtcacatttttcgttacgtcacaatttttatgacgtcacatttttgtgacgttacatttttcgtgacgtcacaactttagtgacgtcacttttttcattacgtcacgtttttcacattttttatgatgtcacaattttTATACCGTTACattttcatgacgtcacattttcgtggactttttcgtgacgtcaaaatgaaaaataagaaatgtgacgtcaccggGAAAGTGTGatgtcacgaaaaatgtgacgtcaaaaAAAAAGTGCGACGTCACTGAAAACGGAAATGTGATGTGACAAAAAGTTGTGACGAACTCAGAGTTAATATATGGGAAGTGGCTTGCGCGAAAAATACTGTAgaaatacccaatttgtatgaaaaaatgtaaactttattaatagttattattaattttctgttattacaaatttatatatatttgtagaatacaatatttatcaattgatgttcgaacaaaGGCCAATATCGTTCAAACACTACCAATTGCACCCAATATTATAATCTAGATGTAACATGATGCATATGCAGTGTAAGAGTCTGTGGCGAATCAAAGATGACAAAGGGGGCATTGTAGATATATGCCTTTATAATCAAGTTCTTGAACACCTTCTcctaaaataacttaaatgcGACTTAAAAGTTTTAACCACGGTTGTGGCTCGTTTATACATAACACACGATTATGATGCTCCAtgtaaatatttctatttaagaTCACGAAAAGAAAACAAGCATTCGCCTCCGCCGGGGGCAATTGGCAGCAAAAATCGCGTCACCAAGTCGgcacatattaaaacaaataaagtcaGTTCGGTTGTTGTGATTATGGAAAATGTCCTGCGTGTTATGGTGAACAAAAGTTAAAGTGCAGCAGTTTGTTTGGAAATGTGTCGCATGTGAACTTTTATACGAATATGacgcaataaatttaaaactcagTATAACACTTCCATATATTTATGGAGGTTTCCACCACGTCAGGCCCTTCGTTTATTTGCTGGCTAAATGGTTTAGTAGAGTATGGTGAggcattttttcattttctttctttgtcagtttggcagtaaacaaagaatatttacagaattatataatcgtCTTACCCAACATTACTATACCCGAGTAAAACAGTGTTTTGCCGATTCTAACAGTTGCCGCAAATAATTTTGTCTTTTCAATGTATATCTGGTACTAATAATACTAtacatcattttaaaattttaggacAGAAAGAAGCTTTTTCCACGATTACTTAACTAAATCTAGACCATGAGGTTTGGAAGTTTATTATTTGCCTTTATCCTGATTGGTTTACATCAGATGGCCGAAGGTACAAGTTACGGTCCTCCAGTTTCTGCTTGCTCCAGTATGCTTCCTTCTGGCCACCCAGTGAATGGCGAAACTAAccttggttttaatatttctgcTAACCAAACATCTTTCTCAGCAGGACAAGTGATTGAAAGTAAGGCTTGCAGtggaatgtttattttgtgttttggttacattttaaaaataagcttTTGTTACCTTGCTACTTATAACGTCTAACATCGCGTTTAACAATCTTTATTTTCAGTCACTGTCTCTGGAGAGACTAGCTTTAAAGGACTCTTCATCCAAGTGAGAAGAGCATCACTTTCAAATAATGCTTACGGTTCTTTTATTAATCCGGTGCCATCCGGCTTTAAGTTAATGGTGTGTCCCAACCAACCGTCAAGTTCGGACAAAGGTGCCGTTGGTCATTCCAATCCTAATCCAAAGGGGAATTCAGCAACTTTCTTGTGGAGAGCACCCATGGGCTCGTGTGATGGCGACGGTGCCGATTATGAAATGCGGTGAGATAATGTccttaaaaacataaatacgaAAAATGTATAcagtaaacaatttttaaaaccgttTGAACATAAGTTAAATGAGTCGATAATTCGACAATTATGTTACTAAGTCTAATAGCAGTATTGCCTGAAGGGCGACGGTGGTGACTACCTACGCCACGTACGAAACTGGAATAACAAGAGGGATTGTTTGTGATCCTAATATGGGAGGAGAAGATGAAGGGAGTGACAACAACGATAATGATGATGTTTGCATCAATAGCAGCGATGTTACTGTTATATTTGAAAGTAAGTTTGATTTACTTTTGTAATTATTACAATGGATGTAGTAAAATGTCACCACTGTGACGATcattggtaaaatatattgaatcAAATAACTGTTTAGCAACTAGTTTTAATAGTTTCGATGGTGTTTTTGATCGCGTAATTAATACTGTTTTCAAACTTTGTACAGAATACAATACAAGCTTTGAAAGTGGGTTTGATGGATGGATAAGCAACGGCTTTACCCGCCACGCTGGGATAACTCCATCAACTATTACTGGACCATCATCTGCATATGACGGTATATACATCAATAATTACGAAATACTTTGATATTATGATCGAGTTTCTTTCATATAGGAAATTATTACGCCTACTTCGAGACTAGCCATCCCGCTCAACCAGGAGACGTAGCAAACTTAACAAGCACGAATGACCTGGCTGGCTGCTTCTGCCTAACCTTTTACCACCAACATGCTGTTAAAGAGAACACGGGTCATTTGTTCCGCGTGCTTGTGAATGAAGAAATAGCATTAGAAATTGAGGGGACCGACAACATGTGGCATCCTTACCAAGTACAAGTTGACCAGCCCGGTCCAGTAGTGGTAATGCagctttatttattaattttaatttttggaatttacagaaaaataaatactgCCACATCAGATAACTATGGCGAAACGACCCCTGACGCTCTGCAAACTTATTCGAAAATGTCTCTGACTACATGAACAAAGTTTGAtaatcacaaaataaaaattgcttttatttgTCAGATACGTTTTACGGCCACCAGAGGAACCAACTGGCAGGGCGACACAGCACTCGACCTTATCAGTATTTATCAAGGCCTTTGCACGTAAGAAACACGACGACGGTAAACGGATTGTGTCAGCGTTTTATAAACCGCAAATTTCGGTGTACATATGTTTTTCATATAATCAAATAATACAGCATTATTACCATACGCTTCCTTCAAAAAGTTCGTAGGCTACACATAACTGATCAAAAGAAACAATTGCATAGTTAATGTTGCGAAATTAGCTTACGACAAAACTATTATCTTACTATAGCATAAGATAATATGTATTGTATAGCACTACGCACTATACACTTGCTTATAAACGTAACTCTATAATAAAACTGCTTACACGTTAGTGATAGCATGTTCATTCTAAGAATTTAGAAAGATTGCTGCCCGACAAAATACGATATAGATCATCAGTATTTAAATAGTCCATAAGTATTAACAttataatagtagggtgggtgagATGAgccactttttcattctattttcttgtcgcttttaatagtaaacaaagaacactcaaagaatataaaaccgtGACCTCGCGACTctcatatagaccgttgttacttgtttaaaacacgatcaggataaaaCCCATATTCGACAAACGTTTGTAAACAATGGGGTAGTCCTAACTTAATAAATTCATCTTTGTCGCTGATGTGATctcttatgacgtcacgacacATGTgtgttaatgacgtcatagcagGGAGGGAAAGTATTTTTACTTCTTTCGTGATACTATATACATCTACAACTGCGTATAAAGGTTTTGTCATTGGTATTCGTGTTACAACTGCCCCCATATCTTCGCCGTTGAtaactaaatgtaaatcaCAGTACTGTTTACgtctttgtgacgtcacaggcctAAGTACAATCCCAATTCTGCTTCCCCTTAAAACAGCTTGACCAAAATCCGCCATCCGTGTACCGTTTAGACTATACGTCAAAGCTCTTTTCCCGGCAAAGCAGAGATAATCCGAGTTTACCCTGGCGTTTCCGAAATTTAAGACTGATTCAGACTTAGAAAGATCACGATGTTCGTCACTAACACGGTTGTGGAATTTAGTGATCGCTAGCGCCCACGTACGGCCATCGTCAATCATCATCGGAACCACCATTTCAAGAATATGGTCGAGGTTAGGATTAATTTGAGTGATCCCAACTCGAAGATGACCTGACCAACTTTTATCGGTGTCTTTTATCTCAATGAGGAATAATTGTCCCAGGAGAAGAGGAGATTCACTGAAAATGTCGATACAGAATCTTGAGTATTTTTATAGTTAGATTTTATGGCTTATTTGAAAAAGAACGAAATATCAAGATTAAACAAGTAAATGGATTAGGTTTACAATTCAGTTGgtttatcaataaaacaagTGTCTGATTGAAACATAACCTAGTACGCGTACAGCACAAAAGATACTCTTCTCTGTCATAAAAATTTGTGGTTTACAAAGTGGCGCACTGTTACATGCACTGCTTTCATTTACCCAGCAGCAGTAAAAATACGACCCCATACTGCATTTactactttattttttcaaagcaCCATGTTAACATACTCAGGTAACAACACGCAGTATCACCTGAAGCAAACAGCGTTAGAGAAACCTTCCACTCGCCGTGCAATCAGGTTATCTTTGCTTAAACGAATGTTGCTTCCACAGTTCGGATGAAAACGAAATTTACCAGATGTCCCCATATCATCCCACTCAGTATTCAAGTTGCTTCCAATGACATCAAATTCACTATTTCCTATTTGATTAAGTTTGTACATTATAGCTAATACTCTGTATTAAGCGACacttaattattgttttgcgATTATTGATggaacatattttcattttatttaatttctcaatttaataataaacaaatagtattcacataattatataacagaAGTCTCTCGAAAGAGCATTATTAATTGCTCACAAGAGTACAAGAAAATCTGGGAATTTAGGTATTAACGTtatcttatcttaccccacattactatatttaGTTTATCAAACATAGAGGTAATACAAGTGACAACTTCCATGTATGACCACGAATAGGTGTTTAATAAGCTACACTTTAATAGATATAATAtaagggtgggagaagaccgGCCTTTTTAAATCTCCCTGTACGGGTACTCATTTGGTGATAGAGATATAGACAAAAGCAAATGTTAGATATTCGACAGTATTCGCACGGTCCAACGAAGTGCGCGGCAAAGATGATaactgttgttaagtatttCAATTCCGTGTTTAACGATTACAACATACTTTCAATGACTGAAAAAAGCATAATAGTAAGGTGCTCATTTTTAATGCTTGCtgaatcatattaaaactgccgaaattttaaagtttgcgAGTTTGTGTTACCAATCCAGTATcgtaattgaataaaataggATAAAATATTTCGCAGAGTATTGATTTTGTAGGTTAGTCAATATATGTCTTAacttagaaataaataaaaaacataagtttACTTGACAAAGAACCTAGCACACATTGTTAATTTCGGTAGGCTATACATGtatacaagttgcagaatactattaatttaaaaatattcatttttttgtcctGTCTTCCCACTTTGTAGTTGTGTAGGTTTTTATTGCTAAGCTTTGAAAAATtcgttttaaattcaataacTAATATTTCAagggttattcaaatataatatactaatataataacaagacAATATGACAAATTTAGTCACCTGCACTTAaagataatttatgaaaagTGGCTTATGCTAAATACAGAATAGTAATTGACAATTTGccatattatattgtgtgttatTTGCGTGTTTTcttgatattaaaataaatcttaatTAAGAGGTGTCGTTATCCCCCACTATGCTATAATCGTAACAAAAAAGTAATACACACAATGGAATGCTGTAACACTAAACATAGTATTGAAACAACAGAACTGCCCCTGCTACTTTTAAGTCCTACTGGCATTTCGCGTTGTTGGCtgtaaacagaaattaaaaaagtctaaCTATCCATGACAATTCATAAAGTTTATGAATGGCAAATCAAGTCACCTCCTCCTTCTTACTAAAACAGCAGCACTAAACTGTGTAGAAGCTTATGTTAACAATAGCTGCAGGAGATAGAAACAGCAGCTCTCACATATCTGTTCGCTTGTGTTATCACTTCGGTTGCAGCAGTGTGTGTTAATGGGCTTAGCCGGTATATAAAGACAACTGCTATGTAAGTGTATCCGCAG
The DNA window shown above is from Ciona intestinalis chromosome 3, KH, whole genome shotgun sequence and carries:
- the LOC100187195 gene encoding neuralized-like protein 2; protein product: MYKLNQIGNSEFDVIGSNLNTEWDDMGTSGKFRFHPNCGSNIRLSKDNLIARRVEGFSNAVCFSESPLLLGQLFLIEIKDTDKSWSGHLRVGITQINPNLDHILEMVVPMMIDDGRTWALAITKFHNRVSDEHRDLSKSESVLNFGNARVNSDYLCFAGKRALTYSLNGTRMADFGQAVLRGSRIGIVLRPVTSQRRKQYCDLHLVINGEDMGAVVTRIPMTKPLYAVVDVYSITKEVKILSLPAMTSLTHMCRDVIRDHISDKDEFIKLGLPHCLQTFVEYGFYPDRVLNK
- the LOC100178472 gene encoding uncharacterized protein LOC100178472, which produces MRFGSLLFAFILIGLHQMAEGTSYGPPVSACSSMLPSGHPVNGETNLGFNISANQTSFSAGQVIEITVSGETSFKGLFIQVRRASLSNNAYGSFINPVPSGFKLMVCPNQPSSSDKGAVGHSNPNPKGNSATFLWRAPMGSCDGDGADYEMRATVVTTYATYETGITRGIVCDPNMGGEDEGSDNNDNDDVCINSSDVTVIFEKYNTSFESGFDGWISNGFTRHAGITPSTITGPSSAYDGNYYAYFETSHPAQPGDVANLTSTNDLAGCFCLTFYHQHAVKENTGHLFRVLVNEEIALEIEGTDNMWHPYQVQVDQPGPVVIRFTATRGTNWQGDTALDLISIYQGLCT